From uncultured Pseudodesulfovibrio sp.:
CCTCAACAACTCTTTCCTGCCAGGATTGCCCACCGTTCCGGTGAACGCTTTGACGCAGGAAGACATCCTGAGCTTCGTGATGAAGCGGTACGCTAAAAGGTCCCATACGACCCGCAATCGATACTTATCCTACCTGAAAGTCATGTTTAATTTTGGATTGGACCACAACCTCATCGACTCAAATCCACTTGAGAAGTGGAAGAAGACAAAGGAAAAACCAAGACAATCCACCCTGACTTTCCGCCAGCTCAAGAAGATCAAGAAGCATGCTGCTCCGCATCTGGCTTGGGCATTGGATGTAGCCTTCCACCTCGGTGTCCGCACCGGCCAGAGCGAACTACTGTCGCTTCGGTGGGAGAATGTAGACTGGGAAAACAACGAGGTCCGTATATTCGCGACAAAGACCAACACATGGCGCGTGGTGCCGGTCTCTGATTTCTTTCTGGGAGAATTGAACCGCAAACTGAGGGAAGCGAAGACGGCTTACATCGTCGAGTACCGAGGCCGCCCGGTGAAGTCCATCCGCAAGGCATTCCGAACTGCCTGCACCAAAGCAGGTATCGAAGAATCGGTCATCACCTACGACATTCGCCACCTCTTCGCCACATCACTCTTAAATAAGGGCGGCGACTTAGCGAGTGTGTCTGCAATGATGGGCCACGCATCAACCAAGATGACTGCGGACCAGTATTATCACTCACTGAAGTCGGAGAAGACCCGCACCATCAAGTTGTTGCCGAACCTGTAGTGGGACCTCGGCATAGGTTGTACCTAAAAAAAAGCCAGCCTTCACTACGGAGGCTGGTCTTCATATTTTAACCATTATCTATCTTCAGCTTCTTTGAAACCGATCTGCCTCAATAGCAACCGCCCAAGCAGAGTTGTTTGCTGTCCCCAAGTTTCTGGCTCGCCTGTTATCTTATTATAAACAGGTAGGCCATCGTGGTCTTGTCGGACTCTGCCCTTAATTAATCCTAAATTTTCAAGGTGTATTTCATAACTGTCCTGTAAAGCCCCTTTATCGCGAGTCTCAGCATCACTCCCCATGGTCACAACAGCCCTATCAAGAACGGCTTTATGCTTCTCACGAAACTCTTGATCGCCACCAATTGTTGGATCGAGATATGAACGAAGCCAAATAATTTCAACATCGCTTAGTTCATCCAGCAAATTCATTAGATACCTAGATTCACTGTACTCAATCTGCTCGCTCGTCAAACCAGTTCCAAGAATGGATGCAATATATTCACGTCTTTCATCACTAGTTGCTTTTGAAGCCTGATAAAATGCCTCCTCAAACAACCTCACACACTCTTCGTCTTCAAAGACGGCACTTGCGTTTTTGAAAACACAACCTTCCAGTTTTTGGTCTAAGGTCTTGGCGAATTTTTCAAGCCTTTCAATACGCTGATTCGGAACAATATTTCCGACAAGCTCAGTCAACATCGGACCTACGACAGGTAGCGGCCCAAAAACAGATTTCAACGCAGACGCTATGGTGTCTGGACTTTTAGGACCAAGCTCCAACTTGCTCATTTCACGCTCCATTAACAGAGGTAAGTAAATAATATATCAAGCTACCTCACCACTTCAAATTATTGCAAGCCTACTTTTTTCTCCCAATGCTACCGACAGGAATCCACTGACAACCAACTAGATGGCCCTCTCAATTGTAGTAGGGTAAATATAGCCGTTAATAGTCAGAATAGGTTCTACTCCAGGCCTTACTAACAGATCATATTTTTCAATATTATTTGCTGAAGTAAAGGTTTCATCCACGTATGGCAGCTCTGCAAACACATCGGCGGAAAGATAAGGGCGACATGCATCTGCGACATGGTTGGTTATGTTGTAAATGCACTTAAACAAATCAAATCCAAGTTCTACCGTTTCGCCGTCACAACGCAACCATGGTTTTTCCGCCATAATATCTATGTGCTCAAGCAAGGGGCGACAGTCATGAATCTCTGTTATACGCTTGAAGTCTTTCTTAACTTTCTTAGCATGCTGTCTTTGTCGCTTTTCTGGCCCCCCATTAAACTTATCCCGATAATTTATCAGAGCTTTTGCCACACAAGAAACGGGAATTACAATTTGCTGAAGAGCGGAGGGCACGGCTTCAGGAAAAGCACTCCAGAAATGGATATGTTCTACGTCACCAACGTGATGAAAGTAATTTCGAATTTCACGCAACAATATAAATTCCGGATTCGATGCAATGTCGATGTCAAACTGTCCCTTCAGCTTGTCACGAGTTGCGTGAAGGCTATCAAGATAGTTGAAAAGCAGTGTAATATCGCGCTCTTCAACAAGCCTAATATCGAGCAACTTGGCTGCATTGAGGAAATAAATTTCCAAAAAAAGACTATTCACAATCTCCCCTTTTAATACTCGCTACCTCGAACATTGGTTGGCCGCCATGTGCTTTGATTCTGTCAAGAGTATGCAAAAAGCCGAATGACATAGCAAACCTAAGGCTCCCAACGAATCTCGCAATCCCAGGCTAACCGCAAATGTTATCCAAACGGTTATCCACACAAAAATAGGTTAGCAACATAAAGTCGCTAACCTATTGAAATCATTGGTGGAGCTGGAGGGAATCGAACCCACGACCTCTTGAATGCCATTCAAGCGCTCTCCCAACTGAGCTACAGCCCCACGCTGTTGGGTGAAGGGGGAAATAGCCAAGGCGAGAGGCAATGTCAACTGAAAATCTCATTGTAAGGGGAAAGAGTTGTCCATTGATTCATGGCTCGTCTTGCAGTAAGAATAACGGACGGTTGGAATTATATGGAGAATAGATGGCACACGTTCTGAAACGGATACTTATCAAACTGCTGTGGGTGGGCGTGGTGTTTCTCGGCATCACGGTTATCAGCTTCTGGGTTATTCATCTGGCCCCCGGCTCGCCCACAGATCTTCAGACCACGTTGAACCCCGACGCCGGAATTGAAGCACGTCTCCAGCTCGAAAAGCTCTACGGTTTAGATAAGCCTCTGCATATTCAATACGCCAGCTGGCTGAAAAGATTGGTACAACTCGACTTTGGTCAATCCATGTCCGGCGACCATCGCCCGGTCTGGGACAAGATCAAGGAACGCCTACCTTTAACCTTTGGTATGAATGTGGCTTCCATGGTGCTGACTCTGCTCATCGCGGTTCCCATAGGGGTAACTGCGGCATGGTGGCGTGGTGGCGTTTTTGATAAACTGTCAACCGTGGTCGTATTCATAGGCTTTGCCATGCCCGGATTCTGGCTGGCCCTGCTGCTCATGCTCTGGCTCGGCATTTCCTGGCCCATCCTTCCCATCTCCGGCCTGACATCCATGGGGTTCGACTCCATGTCGCCCATGGGTAAGGTGTGGGATGTGACCAAGCACCTCATCCTGCCAATCTTCATCTATACCTCCGGCTCATGGGCAGGCATGTCTCGATTCATGCGATCCTCCATGCTTGAAGTCCTACGTCAGGACTACATTATGACCGCACGCGCCAAAGGGTTATCCAGTCGCGTCGTCCTGTTCAAACACGCTCTGCGAAACGCACTCATGCCGGTCATCACCATTCTCGGCCTGTCGGTTCCGGCCCTGATCGGCGGCTCTGTCATCATCGAATCCATCTTCGCCTTGCCCGGCCTTGGACAACTTTTCTATCAGGCGGTCATGTCCCGCGATTATCCACTCATCATGGGATCGCTGGTACTAGGTGCCATATTGACACTTATCGGGAACCTGTTGGCGGATATTGGTTACGGCCTTGCTGATCCACGCATCCGCGTGGGACAGGGAGGCAAATAATGAAACGAAAACCACTGAAACGAGTCTCCCCATGGGCACGGCACGCCCTACTTATTTTAGGAGGTCTCATTGTAGGGCTGATGTCTCTGGCCGCAATCTTTGCTCCACTCCTTGCGCCATTCGATCCCAGTCTCATCAACGTGGATACGTTACTCTTGCCTCCGTCAACAACCCATCTTATGGGAACCGACGCTCTGGGCCGCGATGTCTTTTCACGCATTCTGTTTGGTGGCCGCGTCTCACTCTGGGTCGGTTTTGTTGCCGTGGGTATCGCCACTTCCATCGGGCTGGTCCTCGGCCTGACCGCTGGCTATTTTGGCCGTATTGTGGATGAAATCATCATGCGCGGCGTGGATGTCATGCTCTGCTTTCCATCCTTTTTCCTCATTCTGGCAGTCATTGCTTTTCTGGAACCAAGCCTGACCAATATCATGATCGTCATCGGCTTGACCGGCTGGATGGGCGTCGCTCGACTGGTCCGCGCCGAGACCCTGACAATCCGCGAGCGGGATTACGTACTGGCTGCACGAGCTGCCGGTGCTGGGCCAATCCGCATCATTTTCCGACATATCATGCCCAACGCCATCGGTCCGGTACTCGTTTCCGCCACCCTTGGCGTAGCTGGTGCCATCCTGACTGAATCCTCGCTGTCATTTCTGGGCCTCGGCGTACAGCCGCCGGATGCTTCATGGGGCAACATGC
This genomic window contains:
- a CDS encoding site-specific integrase, with amino-acid sequence MSVHKRKNNGTYYVSYRDDHGKQRTKSFGKGAAGKRDAEAFDHEVKSKKLRGQKVMPPNNGMYLDELAQAWINVKKAEGKGGRWLKDWASILNNSFLPGLPTVPVNALTQEDILSFVMKRYAKRSHTTRNRYLSYLKVMFNFGLDHNLIDSNPLEKWKKTKEKPRQSTLTFRQLKKIKKHAAPHLAWALDVAFHLGVRTGQSELLSLRWENVDWENNEVRIFATKTNTWRVVPVSDFFLGELNRKLREAKTAYIVEYRGRPVKSIRKAFRTACTKAGIEESVITYDIRHLFATSLLNKGGDLASVSAMMGHASTKMTADQYYHSLKSEKTRTIKLLPNL
- a CDS encoding ABC transporter permease → MAHVLKRILIKLLWVGVVFLGITVISFWVIHLAPGSPTDLQTTLNPDAGIEARLQLEKLYGLDKPLHIQYASWLKRLVQLDFGQSMSGDHRPVWDKIKERLPLTFGMNVASMVLTLLIAVPIGVTAAWWRGGVFDKLSTVVVFIGFAMPGFWLALLLMLWLGISWPILPISGLTSMGFDSMSPMGKVWDVTKHLILPIFIYTSGSWAGMSRFMRSSMLEVLRQDYIMTARAKGLSSRVVLFKHALRNALMPVITILGLSVPALIGGSVIIESIFALPGLGQLFYQAVMSRDYPLIMGSLVLGAILTLIGNLLADIGYGLADPRIRVGQGGK
- a CDS encoding ABC transporter permease — its product is MKRKPLKRVSPWARHALLILGGLIVGLMSLAAIFAPLLAPFDPSLINVDTLLLPPSTTHLMGTDALGRDVFSRILFGGRVSLWVGFVAVGIATSIGLVLGLTAGYFGRIVDEIIMRGVDVMLCFPSFFLILAVIAFLEPSLTNIMIVIGLTGWMGVARLVRAETLTIRERDYVLAARAAGAGPIRIIFRHIMPNAIGPVLVSATLGVAGAILTESSLSFLGLGVQPPDASWGNMLMEGKEVLGIAWWLSVFPGLAILFTVLGYNLLGESLRDLLDPRLKQ